In Streptomyces sp. NBC_00433, a single genomic region encodes these proteins:
- a CDS encoding sugar ABC transporter substrate-binding protein translates to MRSSSTSSRLVAATALVAALGLTLAACGGGSDDDNSGSKSTGGKTADANSLSGQTITYWASNQGTSIDADKATLTTELDKFTASTGIKVKLEVIGWADLLNRILAAATSGQGPDVLNIGNTWSASLQATGALMPWDDAAFGTIGGKDRFAAAAIASAGAAGQDPAAVPLYSMAYGLYYNKKMFADAGIATPPTTWAELVADGKKLTTGGHYGLAVEGANGAENIHHIFVLAKQRGASWFDDKGGPTFTGPQQVAAVKQYVDFIASDKIAAKGNAEYVQNQTITDFATGKAAMMMWQSAAPAIASHGMKPDDYGVVPVPTQTAGATGDAAVTSMVAGINIAIFKDTKHKDAAEAFVKFMTSTDEQKALNGKYGSIPPVTEAQSDPAFQTPDLKVLAGVLAKSAAPLPQVANESQFENLVGPAVKSLFADAAAGKPVTDDSVKAALTKAQQQMPAS, encoded by the coding sequence ATGCGCTCTTCCAGCACCTCCAGCAGACTCGTCGCGGCTACCGCCCTCGTGGCCGCGCTCGGTCTGACCCTCGCCGCGTGTGGCGGGGGCTCCGACGACGACAACAGCGGCAGCAAGTCGACCGGCGGCAAGACCGCCGACGCCAACAGCCTGAGCGGCCAGACGATCACATACTGGGCCAGCAACCAGGGCACCAGCATCGACGCCGACAAGGCCACCCTGACGACCGAGCTGGACAAGTTCACCGCGTCCACCGGCATCAAGGTCAAGCTGGAGGTCATCGGCTGGGCCGACCTGCTCAACCGCATCCTGGCGGCCGCCACCTCCGGCCAGGGCCCGGACGTCCTCAACATCGGCAACACCTGGTCGGCCTCCCTCCAGGCCACCGGCGCCCTGATGCCGTGGGACGACGCGGCGTTCGGCACCATCGGCGGCAAGGACCGCTTCGCCGCGGCCGCGATCGCCTCCGCCGGTGCCGCGGGCCAGGACCCGGCCGCCGTGCCGCTGTACTCGATGGCATACGGTCTGTACTACAACAAGAAGATGTTCGCCGACGCCGGTATCGCCACTCCGCCCACCACTTGGGCCGAATTGGTCGCCGACGGCAAGAAGCTCACCACGGGCGGCCACTACGGCCTCGCGGTCGAGGGCGCCAACGGCGCGGAGAACATCCACCACATCTTCGTGCTCGCCAAGCAGCGCGGCGCCAGCTGGTTCGACGACAAGGGCGGCCCGACCTTCACCGGCCCGCAGCAGGTCGCGGCCGTCAAGCAGTACGTCGACTTCATCGCCAGCGACAAGATCGCGGCCAAGGGCAACGCCGAGTACGTGCAGAACCAGACCATCACCGACTTCGCCACCGGCAAGGCCGCGATGATGATGTGGCAGTCGGCCGCCCCGGCGATCGCCTCGCACGGCATGAAGCCCGACGACTACGGCGTGGTCCCGGTCCCGACGCAGACCGCGGGCGCCACCGGTGACGCGGCCGTGACCTCGATGGTCGCCGGTATCAACATCGCGATCTTCAAGGACACCAAGCACAAGGACGCCGCCGAGGCGTTCGTGAAGTTCATGACCAGCACCGACGAGCAGAAGGCGCTCAACGGCAAGTACGGCTCGATCCCGCCGGTCACCGAGGCGCAGAGCGACCCGGCCTTCCAGACCCCGGACCTGAAGGTGCTGGCGGGCGTGCTGGCCAAGTCGGCCGCCCCGCTGCCCCAGGTGGCCAACGAGAGCCAGTTCGAGAACCTGGTCGGCCCCGCCGTCAAGAGCCTGTTCGCCGACGCCGCCGCGGGCAAGCCGGTCACCGACGACTCCGTCAAGGCCGCGCTGACCAAGGCGCAGCAGCAGATGCCCGCCTCGTAA
- a CDS encoding methyltransferase domain-containing protein, which produces MTYTETGITAAIEQLTGTSLSALPRTQLDGIDQYHAGGVEAVDRLIPHLALTPGSTLLDVGSGFGGPARRIAEATGCHVVGVDITPAYVEAARALTQAAGLAERTAFFCTDIGAFDRTGFDAACTVHVQMNIQDKKAFYAEIARRLRPAARLVVFEVCGGPAAPPLPLPWSLDGTDSHLAGPEELCATIASSGFDLLDWTDETPWARAWFDDLGRGLAAGAPAPALPSLLTDGPARMLNFAIALSTGAVTVHRGTFTVPA; this is translated from the coding sequence ATGACCTACACGGAAACCGGCATCACCGCCGCCATCGAGCAGCTCACCGGGACGAGCCTGTCCGCGCTGCCGCGGACGCAGCTGGACGGCATCGACCAATACCACGCAGGCGGCGTGGAGGCGGTCGACCGCCTGATCCCGCACCTGGCGCTCACCCCGGGATCGACCCTGCTGGACGTCGGCTCCGGCTTCGGCGGGCCCGCCCGCCGGATCGCCGAGGCCACCGGCTGCCACGTCGTCGGCGTCGACATCACCCCCGCCTACGTGGAAGCCGCCCGCGCCCTGACCCAAGCCGCCGGGCTCGCGGAACGGACCGCCTTCTTCTGCACCGACATCGGCGCCTTCGACCGCACCGGCTTCGACGCCGCCTGCACGGTCCACGTCCAGATGAACATCCAGGACAAGAAGGCCTTCTACGCCGAGATCGCCCGCCGCCTGCGCCCGGCGGCCCGCTTGGTCGTCTTCGAGGTCTGCGGCGGCCCCGCCGCCCCGCCCCTGCCGCTTCCCTGGTCCCTCGACGGCACCGACAGCCACCTGGCCGGCCCCGAGGAGCTGTGCGCCACGATCGCCTCCAGCGGCTTCGACCTCCTCGACTGGACCGACGAGACGCCCTGGGCCCGCGCGTGGTTCGACGACCTGGGCCGCGGCCTCGCCGCCGGTGCGCCCGCGCCCGCCCTCCCGTCGCTGCTCACCGACGGCCCCGCCCGTATGCTCAACTTCGCGATCGCCCTCAGCACGGGCGCGGTGACCGTCCACCGCGGCACTTTCACCGTGCCCGCGTGA
- a CDS encoding carbohydrate ABC transporter permease, whose amino-acid sequence MSRFTDQPSPMAQPKSFLWTRRVVLTLLLVFVLVPVYVMLSSSLKTLQDVQGSFKWIPHSLTFKPYVDIWKTIPLAHYFVNSVIVCVSATVFSVVLAIFAAYAVSRYRFMGRKVFTVTVLSTQMFPGILFLLPLYLIFVNIGNSTGVTLNGSRLGLIITYLTFSLPFSIWMLAGYFDSIPRDLDEAAKVDGCGPLGALFRVVVPAAVPGIVAVSVYAFMTAWGEVLFASVMTNESTRTLAVGLREYATQNDVYWNQVMAASIVVSLPVVAGFLLLQRYLVAGLTAGAVK is encoded by the coding sequence ATGTCTAGGTTCACCGACCAGCCGTCCCCGATGGCGCAGCCCAAGTCCTTCCTGTGGACCCGGCGGGTCGTCCTGACGCTGCTGCTGGTCTTCGTGCTGGTCCCCGTGTACGTGATGCTCAGCTCGTCCCTGAAGACCCTTCAGGACGTGCAGGGCTCCTTCAAGTGGATACCGCACAGCCTGACGTTCAAGCCGTACGTCGACATCTGGAAGACGATCCCGCTCGCGCACTACTTCGTGAACTCGGTGATCGTCTGCGTCAGCGCCACGGTCTTCTCCGTGGTCCTGGCGATCTTCGCCGCCTACGCCGTGAGCCGCTACCGGTTCATGGGCCGCAAGGTCTTCACCGTGACGGTGCTGTCCACCCAGATGTTCCCCGGCATCCTGTTCCTGCTGCCGCTGTACCTGATCTTCGTCAACATCGGCAACAGCACGGGCGTCACGCTCAACGGCAGCCGGCTCGGCCTGATCATCACCTACCTCACCTTCTCGCTGCCCTTCTCCATCTGGATGCTGGCGGGCTACTTCGACTCGATCCCGCGGGATCTCGACGAGGCCGCGAAGGTGGACGGCTGCGGCCCGCTCGGCGCGCTGTTCCGGGTCGTGGTCCCGGCCGCGGTCCCGGGCATCGTCGCCGTGAGCGTCTACGCGTTCATGACGGCCTGGGGCGAGGTGCTGTTCGCCTCGGTCATGACCAACGAGTCCACCAGGACGCTGGCGGTCGGCCTTCGTGAGTACGCCACCCAGAACGACGTGTACTGGAACCAGGTCATGGCGGCCTCCATCGTCGTGAGCCTGCCCGTGGTCGCCGGATTCCTGCTCCTGCAGCGTTACCTCGTCGCCGGGCTCACCGCCGGCGCCGTCAAGTAA
- a CDS encoding cytochrome P450, producing MGPVEDLRAEGFREDPYPTYARLRAEGPVHRVITPEGDTTWLVVGHEAARAALADPRLGKDFRNLSTDAYSLPANANMLNADPPEHTRLRRLVAREFTPRRVAALQPRIQQITDELLDAAMREPTADLVDALAFPLPMMVICELLGVPDLDRKAFRGWSNDFVSGDGEAEWRAAQAMSAYLTELIEDKRCGGPADDLLSALIRTRYEDGDSLSPDELTGMAFLLLVAGHETTVNLITNAVLALLRHPDQLAALRADITLIDGAVEEALRHEGPVETTTWRCATEPMTIAGTAVPQGDSVLISLAAADRDPARFPAPDTFDIRRPAQANLAFGHGIHYCLGAPLARLEARVAIPTLLARAPELALVPEPLTWRPGLLVRGPVRLAVSFG from the coding sequence TTGGGACCCGTCGAAGACCTGCGCGCGGAAGGATTCCGCGAGGACCCGTATCCCACCTACGCCCGCTTACGGGCCGAGGGCCCGGTCCACCGGGTCATCACCCCCGAGGGCGACACCACCTGGCTCGTCGTGGGCCACGAGGCCGCCAGGGCCGCCCTGGCCGATCCCCGGCTGGGCAAGGACTTCCGCAATCTCAGCACGGACGCCTATTCGCTCCCGGCCAACGCGAACATGCTGAACGCCGACCCGCCGGAGCACACCCGCCTGCGCCGGCTGGTGGCAAGGGAGTTCACCCCGCGCCGGGTGGCGGCGCTCCAGCCGCGTATCCAGCAGATCACCGACGAGCTGCTCGACGCGGCCATGCGCGAACCGACCGCCGACCTCGTCGACGCCCTGGCCTTCCCGCTGCCCATGATGGTGATCTGCGAACTGCTCGGCGTCCCCGACCTCGACCGCAAGGCCTTCCGCGGCTGGTCGAACGACTTCGTGAGCGGCGACGGCGAGGCCGAATGGCGAGCCGCGCAGGCCATGTCGGCGTATCTGACCGAGCTGATCGAGGACAAGCGCTGCGGCGGCCCGGCCGACGACCTGCTGAGCGCGCTGATCAGGACGCGGTACGAGGACGGCGACAGCCTCTCGCCCGACGAACTGACCGGCATGGCCTTCCTGTTGCTGGTGGCGGGCCACGAGACGACCGTCAACCTCATCACGAACGCGGTGCTCGCCCTGCTCAGGCACCCCGACCAACTCGCCGCCCTGCGCGCGGACATCACACTCATCGACGGCGCCGTCGAGGAGGCGCTGCGCCACGAGGGGCCGGTCGAGACCACGACCTGGCGCTGTGCCACCGAGCCGATGACCATCGCGGGCACCGCCGTCCCGCAGGGCGACTCCGTCCTGATCTCGCTGGCCGCCGCCGACCGCGACCCGGCGCGCTTCCCCGCGCCGGACACGTTCGACATCCGCCGCCCGGCGCAGGCCAACCTCGCCTTCGGCCACGGCATCCACTACTGCCTCGGCGCCCCGCTCGCCCGACTGGAAGCCCGGGTCGCCATCCCCACGCTGCTCGCCCGCGCCCCCGAGCTGGCGCTGGTGCCGGAACCGCTCACCTGGCGCCCGGGTTTGCTCGTACGCGGGCCCGTCCGGCTGGCGGTCAGCTTCGGGTAG
- a CDS encoding bifunctional 4-hydroxy-2-oxoglutarate aldolase/2-dehydro-3-deoxy-phosphogluconate aldolase: MYRWETTRTALAQRVFATIRGRTYDQAAATADTLLSAGLTTLEISLTTPFALEAVTTLVREVGDDAVIGAGTVVDEMSARMAVDAGARFLLAPNLDEAVLRTGHRYGVPVFPGVATPTEAVRAMELGADALTIYPASSLSPRWIDHLRTVLPQAPLIPIGGVTVAEAPEWVAAGAVAVGMGSALTEGDRPTVTKRLMDLLDRLADPT, from the coding sequence GTGTACCGCTGGGAGACCACCAGGACCGCGCTCGCACAGCGGGTCTTCGCCACGATCCGCGGCCGGACCTACGACCAGGCCGCCGCCACCGCGGACACGCTGCTCTCGGCCGGGCTCACCACCCTGGAAATCTCGCTGACCACGCCCTTCGCGCTGGAAGCGGTCACCACCCTGGTCCGCGAGGTCGGTGACGACGCGGTCATCGGCGCCGGCACGGTCGTCGACGAGATGTCCGCCAGGATGGCCGTCGACGCGGGCGCCCGCTTCCTGCTGGCGCCGAATCTGGACGAGGCGGTCCTGCGCACCGGCCACCGCTACGGCGTGCCCGTCTTCCCCGGCGTCGCGACCCCGACCGAGGCGGTGCGCGCGATGGAGCTGGGCGCGGACGCGCTGACGATCTACCCCGCGTCCTCGCTGTCCCCGCGCTGGATCGACCATCTGCGGACGGTCCTCCCGCAGGCGCCCCTCATCCCGATCGGCGGCGTCACCGTCGCCGAGGCCCCCGAGTGGGTCGCCGCCGGCGCGGTGGCGGTGGGCATGGGCTCCGCGCTCACCGAGGGCGACCGTCCGACGGTCACCAAGCGCCTCATGGACCTCCTCGACCGCCTGGCCGACCCGACCTGA
- a CDS encoding AIM24 family protein, whose product MTLQQQIVGNAMQMAVCTLNPGQTVYCEAGKFLFKTANVSMETRLGGPGARNAGGGQPGGGGGGGMGGMLRQAMGTAMQVGQRALAGESLAFQYFTASGGEGTVGFAGVLPGEMRALELTGSRAWFAEKDAFVAAEETVQFGIAFAGGRQGMSGGEGFILEKFTGHGTVIIAGAGNFIDLNPADFGGRIEVDTGCIVAFEEGIHYGVQRIGGLNRQGIMNAVFGGEGLSLATLEGNGRVILQSMTIEGLANALKKAQGGDKQGPTGGLFSTHTG is encoded by the coding sequence GTGACCTTGCAGCAGCAGATTGTCGGCAATGCCATGCAGATGGCCGTCTGCACCCTCAACCCCGGCCAGACGGTCTACTGCGAGGCCGGGAAGTTCCTGTTCAAGACGGCCAACGTGTCCATGGAGACCCGCCTCGGCGGCCCCGGCGCCCGCAATGCCGGCGGCGGCCAGCCCGGCGGCGGCGGGGGCGGTGGCATGGGCGGCATGCTGCGGCAGGCCATGGGCACCGCGATGCAGGTCGGCCAGCGGGCGCTGGCCGGCGAGTCGCTGGCCTTCCAGTACTTCACCGCGTCCGGCGGCGAGGGCACCGTCGGCTTCGCCGGGGTGCTGCCCGGCGAGATGCGCGCCCTGGAGCTGACCGGCTCGCGGGCCTGGTTCGCGGAGAAGGACGCCTTCGTGGCCGCCGAGGAGACCGTGCAGTTCGGCATCGCCTTCGCCGGCGGCCGGCAGGGCATGAGCGGCGGCGAGGGCTTCATCCTGGAGAAGTTCACCGGCCACGGCACCGTGATCATCGCCGGCGCCGGCAATTTCATCGACCTCAACCCCGCCGACTTCGGCGGCCGCATCGAGGTCGACACCGGCTGCATCGTCGCCTTCGAGGAAGGCATCCATTACGGCGTCCAGCGCATCGGCGGCCTGAACCGCCAGGGCATCATGAACGCGGTCTTCGGCGGCGAGGGCCTGTCGCTCGCCACCCTGGAGGGCAACGGCCGGGTCATCCTCCAGTCCATGACGATCGAGGGCCTGGCCAACGCGCTGAAGAAGGCGCAGGGCGGCGACAAGCAGGGCCCGACCGGTGGCCTGTTCTCGACGCACACCGGGTGA
- a CDS encoding GH1 family beta-glucosidase, which yields MNDLSALPADFVWGAATAAYQIEGAVDEDGRAPSIWDTFSHTPGKIDGDDTGDVACDHYHRTAEDLGLMKALDLDSYRFSIAWPRVMPQGGGAVNPAGLAFYDRLVDSLLEAGITPNATLYHWDLPQAQQDRGGWPERETAERFGDYAAVVAEALGDRVKDWATLNEPLCSAWIGHLEGTMAPGWTDLTAAVRASYHLHVGHGLAVQALRAAHSDVRVGIVNNLSPCEPATDRDADIAAARRADGHTNRWWLDPIHGRGYPQDMVDLYGVELPVKDGDLESIAAPLDWLGLNYYFRNVITDDPTGPAPHAKSVYLPGVRRTAMDWEVNADGLEQLLVRLSEEYGVRKVFVTENGSAYRDTVGADGQIDDPERIAYLDEHLAACARAVRRGVPLAGYYAWSLLDNFEWAYGYDKRFGLVHVDYTTQKRTIKGSGRRYAEIIAAHRRKARRAA from the coding sequence GTGAACGACCTCAGCGCTCTTCCCGCCGATTTCGTCTGGGGAGCGGCCACCGCCGCGTACCAGATCGAGGGCGCGGTGGACGAGGACGGCCGGGCCCCGTCCATCTGGGACACCTTCTCCCATACCCCCGGCAAGATCGACGGCGACGACACCGGCGACGTCGCCTGTGACCATTACCACCGCACGGCCGAGGACCTGGGCCTGATGAAGGCCCTCGACCTCGACTCGTACCGCTTCTCCATCGCCTGGCCGCGGGTCATGCCGCAGGGCGGCGGGGCGGTCAACCCGGCCGGTCTGGCCTTCTACGACCGGCTGGTCGACTCGCTGCTCGAAGCGGGCATCACGCCCAACGCCACCCTCTACCACTGGGACCTCCCGCAGGCCCAGCAGGACCGGGGCGGCTGGCCCGAGCGTGAGACGGCGGAACGTTTCGGCGACTACGCGGCCGTGGTCGCGGAGGCGCTCGGCGACCGCGTCAAGGACTGGGCGACGCTCAACGAGCCGCTGTGCTCGGCCTGGATCGGCCACCTGGAGGGCACCATGGCCCCCGGGTGGACGGACCTGACCGCCGCGGTACGCGCGTCGTACCACCTGCACGTCGGACACGGCCTGGCCGTGCAGGCGCTGCGGGCCGCGCACTCCGACGTGCGGGTCGGCATCGTGAACAACCTCAGCCCGTGCGAGCCGGCCACCGACCGCGACGCCGACATAGCGGCCGCGCGCCGCGCCGACGGCCACACCAACCGCTGGTGGCTCGACCCGATCCACGGCCGCGGCTACCCGCAGGACATGGTCGACCTCTACGGTGTGGAGCTGCCGGTCAAGGACGGCGACCTGGAGTCGATCGCCGCCCCGCTGGACTGGCTGGGCCTGAACTACTACTTCCGCAACGTCATCACCGACGACCCGACCGGGCCTGCCCCGCACGCCAAGTCGGTCTACCTGCCGGGAGTCCGGCGGACGGCGATGGACTGGGAGGTCAACGCGGACGGTCTTGAGCAGCTGCTCGTCCGGCTGTCCGAGGAATACGGCGTGCGCAAGGTCTTCGTCACGGAGAACGGCTCCGCCTACCGCGACACCGTCGGCGCCGACGGCCAGATCGACGACCCCGAGCGGATCGCGTACCTGGACGAGCACCTGGCGGCCTGCGCCCGCGCGGTCCGCCGCGGGGTGCCGCTGGCCGGCTACTACGCCTGGTCGCTGCTGGACAACTTCGAGTGGGCGTACGGCTACGACAAGCGCTTCGGCCTTGTCCACGTCGACTACACCACCCAGAAGCGCACCATCAAGGGCAGCGGCCGGCGCTACGCCGAGATCATCGCGGCCCACCGCCGCAAGGCGCGGCGCGCGGCCTGA
- a CDS encoding ROK family transcriptional regulator, giving the protein MAERGKRTVRDLRRGNRASLLRHLYFEGPLSRQELGRDTGLSAGSISNVVGELIADGMVEEAGAVESDGGRPRILLQVAPGYGYVVGVDVGETRVRVELFDLALTERAAADLPLSDSGHDVDHVVRLALDGIETVVREAGIDDSEVLGVGIGVPGIVAQPDAPGAVPGDGDGIVVYGQTIDWDAVPLGRLLRAGTTLPLFIDNGAKTLGQAEMWFGAGRGSDNVVIALIGSGVGACVVTNGKPYHGASSSAGEWGHTTLRVGGRTCRCGSRGCLEAYVGAEALLGRWPGAPKGVSEETALAELIAAADSDPEAEALLAEAAEYLGAGIADLINLFNPHRIVIGGWAGLMLGPRVLPTVREVAAAYALHHPCAQTSIELGRLGADAVTVGAATLPLARFLDTGGERPVGLPAQADGERPGDPGSLRNRIARAVR; this is encoded by the coding sequence ATGGCTGAGCGAGGCAAGCGCACCGTTCGTGACCTGCGGCGCGGCAACCGTGCATCGCTTCTGCGTCATTTGTATTTCGAAGGTCCCCTGAGCCGCCAGGAACTGGGCCGGGACACGGGTCTGAGCGCCGGGTCGATCAGTAACGTCGTTGGAGAGTTGATCGCGGACGGCATGGTCGAGGAGGCCGGTGCCGTCGAGTCCGACGGCGGGCGCCCCAGGATCCTGCTGCAAGTCGCCCCGGGCTACGGCTACGTGGTCGGCGTGGACGTCGGCGAGACCCGGGTCCGGGTGGAGCTCTTCGACCTCGCGCTGACCGAACGGGCCGCCGCCGACCTGCCGTTGTCCGACAGCGGCCACGACGTCGACCACGTCGTACGGCTCGCCCTCGACGGCATCGAGACGGTGGTCCGCGAGGCCGGCATCGACGACAGCGAGGTGCTCGGCGTCGGCATCGGCGTCCCCGGCATCGTCGCCCAGCCCGACGCGCCGGGAGCCGTCCCCGGCGACGGGGACGGCATCGTCGTCTACGGCCAGACCATCGACTGGGACGCCGTACCGCTCGGCCGCCTGCTGCGAGCCGGCACCACCCTGCCGCTCTTCATCGACAACGGCGCCAAGACCCTCGGCCAGGCCGAGATGTGGTTCGGCGCGGGCCGCGGCTCGGACAACGTGGTGATCGCGCTGATCGGCTCCGGCGTCGGCGCCTGCGTCGTCACCAACGGCAAGCCCTACCACGGCGCCAGCAGCAGCGCGGGGGAGTGGGGCCACACCACCCTGCGGGTCGGCGGCCGCACCTGCCGCTGCGGCTCGCGCGGCTGCCTTGAGGCCTACGTCGGCGCCGAGGCGCTGCTCGGCCGCTGGCCGGGCGCCCCCAAGGGGGTCAGCGAGGAGACCGCGCTGGCCGAGCTGATCGCCGCCGCCGACAGCGACCCGGAGGCCGAGGCGCTGCTCGCCGAGGCCGCCGAGTACCTGGGCGCCGGCATCGCCGACCTGATCAACCTCTTCAACCCGCACCGCATCGTCATCGGCGGCTGGGCCGGGCTGATGCTCGGACCCCGGGTGCTGCCCACCGTCCGCGAGGTCGCCGCCGCCTACGCCCTGCACCACCCGTGCGCCCAGACCTCCATCGAGCTGGGCCGGCTCGGCGCCGACGCGGTCACCGTGGGCGCCGCCACCCTGCCGCTGGCCCGCTTCCTGGACACCGGCGGCGAGCGCCCGGTCGGCCTGCCGGCCCAGGCCGACGGCGAGCGGCCGGGCGATCCGGGTTCGCTGCGGAACCGAATCGCCCGCGCGGTACGTTGA
- a CDS encoding sugar ABC transporter permease, whose product MTATAPPRRAPEAGPGSGKSAAGRRLRPRVIERIRQGGLPYLLLLPAVLAELLIHIVPMFFGILISFKNLTLFYIHHWNTAPWAGFDNYKAAVKIHQPIGEALLHSFWVTLSYTLLSVAFSWLLGCAAAILLQDKFRGRGLIRTLFLVPYALPAYAALITWTFMFQQDTGLVNHVLHDQLHVTSSKSFWLIGDNSFWAMVIVSVWKSWPFAFLALMAGLQNIPRELYEAAAMDGAGVWQQIRKITMPSLRPVNQVIVLVLFLWTFNDFNTPFVMFGQNPPHQADLISIHIYQSSFINWNFGSGSAMSVLLLLFLLVVTAIYLLVTSRGRSENDV is encoded by the coding sequence ATGACTGCCACCGCCCCCCCGAGGCGCGCGCCCGAAGCCGGCCCTGGTAGCGGCAAGTCCGCTGCCGGGCGCCGGCTCCGGCCGCGTGTCATCGAACGCATCCGCCAAGGCGGGCTGCCGTACCTGCTCCTGCTGCCCGCCGTCCTCGCCGAACTGCTGATCCACATCGTGCCGATGTTCTTCGGCATCCTGATCAGCTTCAAGAACCTGACGCTGTTCTACATCCACCACTGGAACACCGCCCCCTGGGCGGGGTTCGACAACTACAAAGCCGCGGTAAAGATCCACCAGCCGATCGGCGAGGCACTGCTGCACTCGTTCTGGGTGACGCTGTCCTACACCCTGCTGTCCGTGGCCTTCTCCTGGCTGCTGGGCTGCGCCGCGGCGATCCTGCTGCAGGACAAGTTCCGCGGCCGCGGCCTGATCCGCACCCTCTTCCTGGTGCCCTACGCGCTGCCCGCGTACGCGGCGCTGATCACCTGGACGTTCATGTTCCAGCAGGACACCGGTCTGGTGAACCACGTCCTGCACGACCAGTTGCACGTGACGTCGAGCAAGTCCTTCTGGCTGATCGGCGACAACAGCTTCTGGGCGATGGTCATCGTGTCGGTCTGGAAGTCCTGGCCGTTCGCCTTCCTGGCGCTGATGGCCGGCCTGCAGAACATCCCGCGCGAGCTGTACGAGGCCGCCGCGATGGACGGCGCCGGCGTCTGGCAGCAGATCAGGAAGATCACCATGCCGTCGCTGCGGCCGGTGAACCAGGTGATCGTCCTGGTGCTCTTCCTGTGGACGTTCAACGACTTCAACACGCCGTTCGTGATGTTCGGGCAGAACCCGCCGCACCAGGCGGACCTGATCTCGATCCACATCTACCAGTCCTCGTTCATCAACTGGAACTTCGGCTCCGGCTCGGCCATGTCGGTCCTGCTGCTGCTCTTCCTGCTCGTGGTGACGGCGATCTACCTGCTGGTCACGTCCAGGGGAAGGAGCGAGAACGATGTCTAG